In a single window of the Deltaproteobacteria bacterium genome:
- the pyrF gene encoding orotidine-5'-phosphate decarboxylase, whose protein sequence is MTEDRLIVALDLPTLEKAREMVRLLKPVVKIFKIGLRLFTASGPKVVEMVHAEGGKVFLDLKFHDIPNTVAQACESAVALGVSMLNVHASGGAEMLTAAATAVKGRAKLIGVTVLTSQQVSTPDDVLRLALLCRESGLDGVVCSPRETSQVREKLGKGFLILTPGIRPAGYKGGDDQKRIDTPQNAIRAGSNFLVIGRPILQSADPIATVREILQEIVTI, encoded by the coding sequence GTGACAGAGGATCGTTTGATCGTCGCCCTTGATCTCCCAACGCTTGAAAAAGCGCGGGAGATGGTTCGACTCCTCAAGCCTGTTGTGAAAATATTTAAAATTGGACTCCGACTTTTTACCGCTTCTGGACCGAAAGTGGTCGAGATGGTCCACGCAGAGGGAGGCAAGGTTTTTCTCGATCTCAAATTTCACGATATTCCGAATACCGTTGCTCAGGCGTGTGAGTCGGCGGTTGCTCTGGGTGTCTCGATGCTGAATGTTCATGCCTCAGGTGGTGCCGAGATGCTGACGGCAGCGGCCACTGCAGTGAAGGGTCGTGCCAAACTGATCGGTGTCACGGTACTCACAAGCCAGCAGGTTTCGACACCGGATGACGTTCTTCGTCTTGCGTTGCTTTGTCGCGAGTCTGGTTTGGATGGGGTTGTTTGTTCTCCAAGGGAGACCTCTCAGGTCAGGGAGAAATTGGGAAAAGGTTTTCTCATTCTCACACCCGGGATTCGTCCCGCAGGATATAAAGGTGGGGACGATCAGAAAAGGATAGATACTCCTCAAAATGCAATCCGAGCCGGTTCTAATTTTTTGGTCATTGGGAGACCCATTCTCCAATCAGCGGATCCAATCGCCACTGTTCGGGAAATTCTTCAAGAGATCGTTACCATCTAA
- the proS gene encoding proline--tRNA ligase, which yields MRFSQSFIPTLREAPADAEVISHQLMLRAGMIRKVASGIYNYLPLGLRVIQKVEQIIREEMNAAGAQELLMPMVQPKELWEESGRWAEYGKELLRLKDRHERDFCLGPTHEEVITTLVKNEVRSYRQLPVMLYQIQTKFRDEIRPRFGLMRGREFMMKDCYSFDRDEKGAKENYEKMFQAYKRIFSRCGVDFRPVEAGTGLIGGTLSHEFHVLASSGEDEVFSCSQCDYAGSSEKVPENRKCPKCQSVLKSFRGIEVGQVFYLGTKYSKALRAVYLDTEGKEQLIEMGCYGIGVGRTAAAAIEQNHDDQGIIWPLPIAPYAVEIIPLGKENPEVKELAEKFYNELQRERVDVLLDDRDESPGVKFKDADLIGIPWRIQIGQKGLAKGEVEIKCRKTGETTFIKKEEAVARIKEKVL from the coding sequence ATGCGATTTTCCCAATCATTTATTCCCACGTTGAGAGAGGCACCGGCTGATGCCGAAGTGATCAGCCATCAACTCATGTTGCGTGCCGGGATGATTCGAAAGGTCGCCTCTGGCATTTACAATTATCTTCCCCTCGGGCTTCGTGTGATTCAGAAGGTCGAGCAGATCATCCGGGAAGAGATGAATGCGGCGGGGGCTCAGGAGCTCCTCATGCCGATGGTTCAGCCGAAGGAGCTTTGGGAGGAGTCAGGGCGTTGGGCAGAGTACGGAAAAGAATTGCTTCGTTTGAAAGACCGCCATGAGCGCGACTTTTGTTTGGGGCCGACGCACGAGGAAGTGATTACCACATTAGTCAAAAATGAGGTCCGCTCCTATCGGCAGCTTCCCGTCATGCTCTACCAGATCCAGACAAAATTTCGGGACGAGATCCGTCCCCGCTTTGGACTCATGCGAGGTCGTGAGTTTATGATGAAGGATTGCTACAGCTTCGATCGGGATGAGAAAGGGGCGAAAGAGAATTATGAGAAGATGTTTCAGGCGTATAAAAGGATATTTAGTCGATGCGGCGTTGATTTTCGACCGGTCGAGGCGGGAACGGGCCTCATTGGGGGAACACTTTCCCATGAATTTCATGTCTTGGCCTCTTCGGGGGAAGATGAGGTCTTCAGTTGTTCACAATGTGACTATGCGGGGAGCTCTGAAAAAGTTCCTGAAAATAGGAAATGCCCGAAATGCCAATCCGTTTTGAAAAGTTTCCGCGGGATTGAGGTCGGACAGGTTTTTTATCTCGGGACAAAATATTCGAAGGCGCTTCGGGCCGTTTATCTCGACACTGAGGGAAAGGAACAGCTGATTGAGATGGGGTGTTATGGGATCGGTGTCGGTCGGACTGCGGCTGCGGCGATTGAGCAGAACCATGATGATCAGGGGATCATTTGGCCACTTCCGATTGCGCCGTACGCTGTTGAGATTATCCCGCTTGGCAAAGAGAATCCGGAGGTGAAGGAGCTGGCCGAGAAATTTTATAACGAACTTCAAAGAGAGAGAGTCGATGTCCTGCTCGATGATCGCGATGAATCACCTGGTGTAAAATTTAAAGATGCCGACCTGATCGGGATTCCATGGCGAATCCAGATAGGTCAGAAGGGGCTTGCGAAGGGGGAGGTGGAGATCAAGTGTCGCAAGACAGGAGAGACGACCTTCATCAAAAAGGAAGAAGCGGTTGCCCGAATAAAGGAAAAGGTTTTGTGA
- a CDS encoding 3-deoxy-7-phosphoheptulonate synthase, with protein MPSNEKKIVNTNIARSTPLPTPEEILKLFPVSEKSFKTVLEGRETIQNILDRKDKRLMLVVGPCSIHDPKAALEYARQLKSLADRVKGKIFIVMRVYFEKPRTTIGWKGLINDPFMDDSFHIEEGLKKARRLLLDITETGLATGTEALDPIVPQYISDLICWSAIGARTIESQTHREMASGLSMPVGFKNGTDGNIQVAIDAMKSALTSHHFLGIDMQGRTSIFKTKGNRYGHIVLRGGKHPNYDPESVSLCEKALKEAGLRQEIMIDCSHGNSKKDPKRQPIVFQETMKQVKEGNSSIIGMMLESNLFEGNQSIPPDLKEIGQLKYGVSVTDKCIDWKTTEQLILRA; from the coding sequence ATGCCATCGAACGAGAAGAAAATTGTTAATACAAACATCGCCCGCTCAACTCCGCTTCCGACACCGGAAGAGATCCTCAAACTCTTTCCGGTTTCAGAGAAGAGCTTCAAAACAGTCCTCGAGGGAAGAGAAACGATCCAAAACATCCTGGATCGGAAGGACAAGCGACTCATGCTCGTCGTCGGTCCCTGTTCGATCCATGACCCGAAGGCAGCCCTTGAATATGCGAGACAACTCAAATCGCTGGCCGATCGGGTAAAGGGGAAAATTTTTATTGTGATGCGGGTTTATTTCGAAAAACCGCGGACCACGATCGGCTGGAAGGGGCTCATTAACGACCCTTTCATGGATGATTCGTTTCATATTGAGGAAGGACTTAAAAAGGCCCGAAGGTTGCTGCTCGACATCACGGAAACGGGACTTGCAACCGGAACCGAGGCGCTCGATCCTATCGTCCCGCAATACATCTCCGATCTGATCTGCTGGTCGGCGATCGGCGCGCGGACGATCGAATCGCAAACTCACCGCGAGATGGCAAGCGGCCTCTCAATGCCGGTCGGCTTCAAAAACGGAACCGACGGCAACATCCAGGTCGCGATCGATGCGATGAAATCGGCGCTCACGTCACATCACTTCCTCGGTATCGACATGCAAGGACGGACCTCGATCTTCAAGACAAAGGGGAATCGTTACGGTCATATTGTTCTTCGTGGAGGGAAGCATCCGAACTATGATCCGGAAAGTGTCTCGCTCTGCGAAAAGGCGCTGAAGGAGGCGGGACTCCGTCAGGAGATCATGATCGACTGCAGTCATGGAAACTCAAAAAAAGATCCCAAACGCCAACCGATTGTGTTTCAGGAAACGATGAAGCAGGTGAAGGAGGGAAATTCATCGATCATCGGCATGATGCTGGAATCGAACCTCTTCGAGGGGAATCAATCAATCCCGCCGGATCTGAAGGAGATCGGACAATTGAAATACGGCGTCTCGGTGACCGACAAGTGCATTGATTGGAAAACGACGGAACAACTGATTCTGAGGGCCTAA
- the era gene encoding GTPase Era, whose amino-acid sequence MSRSFKSGYIAIVGRPNVGKSTLLNAFLGQKIAAVCDKPQTTRHRILGIKTTAEGQMLFVDMPGIHRPHKSLNEYMMDVARAALDEVDLFLFVVEPSKKTLHNDHQVFEMIQHRKKPIFLVINKTDHTSRDALLPIIESYHQEFHPDEIFPISATRQKGLEALEKEILKKLPEGPLYFPEDQVSDLPDRFIVAEMIREKITALTREEVPYSVTVQIESYQEPKEGDSKKLVRIQAAIIVEKDSQKGILIGKKGEMIKKIGTEARIEVEKHLGLKVFLELFVRVEENWTKDPKKVKELAY is encoded by the coding sequence GTGAGCCGCTCTTTTAAATCAGGCTACATTGCGATCGTTGGTCGTCCGAATGTCGGGAAATCGACCCTCCTGAATGCCTTTCTCGGCCAGAAGATCGCCGCCGTTTGTGACAAGCCCCAAACCACACGCCACAGGATCCTCGGGATCAAGACGACGGCCGAAGGCCAGATGCTTTTTGTCGATATGCCCGGGATCCATCGTCCTCACAAGAGCCTCAATGAGTATATGATGGATGTGGCGCGCGCCGCCCTCGACGAGGTCGACCTTTTTCTTTTCGTTGTCGAACCTTCGAAAAAGACCCTTCACAACGACCACCAGGTCTTTGAGATGATTCAACATCGAAAGAAACCGATTTTTCTTGTAATCAACAAGACAGATCACACCTCTCGCGACGCCCTGTTGCCGATTATCGAGTCGTATCATCAGGAATTTCATCCGGATGAGATCTTTCCGATTTCAGCAACACGTCAAAAGGGTCTTGAGGCCTTGGAGAAAGAGATATTGAAGAAGCTTCCCGAAGGGCCGCTTTATTTTCCTGAGGATCAGGTGAGTGATCTCCCGGACCGATTTATCGTCGCCGAAATGATTCGGGAGAAGATAACGGCGCTAACACGCGAAGAGGTCCCTTATTCCGTGACGGTCCAGATTGAGTCGTATCAGGAACCAAAAGAGGGAGATTCGAAGAAGCTTGTCAGGATCCAAGCTGCCATCATTGTTGAAAAAGATTCGCAGAAGGGGATTTTGATCGGGAAGAAGGGGGAGATGATCAAGAAAATTGGTACCGAAGCGAGAATCGAAGTTGAGAAACACCTCGGCCTCAAGGTTTTTCTCGAACTGTTTGTCCGCGTCGAGGAGAATTGGACGAAGGATCCGAAGAAGGTGAAGGAGTTGGCGTATTAG
- the rnc gene encoding ribonuclease III: MGRSLRDRWRSFIAEKSCSEEVGLKKGLIELSSEEKRRLKELEKAFGHTFRNKDLLRRALTHRSYANEKRLPQEEHNERLEFLGDAVLELSISEFLMKRFQDYSEGKLSKLRAAIVNEGQLAEIAKALKLGDYLYLGHGEEQSQGRTKNSLLADAFEALLGATYLDKGYKKAAQIVERHYEKLLSSSPLEEFYRDYKTDLQEKAQALFRAIPRYKLAGEEGPDHEKIFKVELFIREHLMGKGIGRSKKEAEQHAAQEALDKL; encoded by the coding sequence ATGGGGCGATCACTCCGGGACAGGTGGCGGTCTTTTATCGCGGAGAAGAGTTGCTCGGAGGAGGTTGGATTGAAAAAGGGATTGATTGAACTTTCGTCGGAAGAAAAAAGAAGGCTTAAGGAACTGGAGAAGGCATTCGGTCACACCTTCAGGAATAAAGATCTCCTGAGGCGCGCGTTGACCCATCGTTCTTATGCGAATGAAAAGCGTCTTCCGCAGGAAGAGCATAATGAGCGCCTCGAATTTCTGGGGGATGCCGTTTTGGAGCTCTCGATCAGTGAATTTCTCATGAAGCGCTTTCAAGATTATTCGGAAGGCAAATTATCAAAACTTCGCGCCGCGATTGTGAATGAAGGGCAGCTTGCGGAGATCGCGAAGGCGCTCAAGTTAGGGGATTATCTTTACTTGGGTCATGGGGAGGAACAATCACAGGGACGAACGAAGAACTCCCTGCTGGCGGATGCGTTTGAGGCCTTATTGGGTGCCACGTATCTCGACAAAGGTTATAAGAAGGCGGCGCAGATTGTTGAGAGGCATTATGAAAAGCTTTTGAGCAGCTCCCCGCTCGAGGAATTTTATCGTGATTATAAAACAGACCTCCAGGAAAAGGCCCAAGCGCTTTTTCGGGCTATTCCAAGATACAAACTAGCGGGGGAAGAGGGGCCGGATCACGAAAAGATTTTTAAGGTTGAACTCTTCATCCGGGAGCATCTGATGGGAAAAGGGATCGGTCGCAGTAAAAAAGAGGCGGAACAACACGCTGCCCAGGAAGCATTGGATAAGTTGTGA
- the mnmA gene encoding tRNA 2-thiouridine(34) synthase MnmA yields MTVLQKNRVVVAMSGGVDSSVAALLLKEQGLEVIGISMKTHEGNGDDNSRSQTCCTAQDLQDARQVCQQLDLPFYPLNFKDEFRENVMQYFASEYGQGRTPNPCVLCNDKLKFSSLLEKARQLGAYYVATGHYVRKSRDSNGRYHLMKARDLNKDQSYFLFGLDQQQLEHILFPVGRYMKEEVRGLAEKAGLKVSQKPESQEICFVTTGHYSDFISNNFPQYRGKRGMIVDREGHVLGEHDGIHAFTIGQRRGLGVSAAERLYVTGILPEENKVVLGPQEALMKNSILVKEVRWVQRDQISVGTAVETQIRYRHPPTPSVISRLEGSMALIDFKRPDGAITPGQVAVFYRGEELLGGGWIEKGID; encoded by the coding sequence GTGACGGTTCTCCAGAAAAACAGGGTCGTTGTTGCGATGAGCGGAGGGGTCGATTCCTCCGTCGCTGCCTTGTTGTTAAAGGAACAAGGGCTTGAGGTGATCGGGATCTCGATGAAGACGCATGAAGGAAATGGGGATGACAATTCGAGATCGCAAACCTGTTGTACGGCCCAAGATCTCCAGGATGCGAGGCAGGTCTGTCAACAGCTCGACCTCCCTTTTTATCCGCTGAACTTCAAGGATGAGTTTCGGGAGAATGTGATGCAGTATTTCGCCTCGGAATACGGACAAGGGAGGACGCCGAATCCCTGTGTGCTTTGTAATGACAAGCTCAAGTTTTCTTCACTGCTCGAGAAGGCCCGTCAGCTCGGGGCTTATTATGTGGCGACCGGACATTACGTGCGCAAATCGAGAGACTCCAATGGTCGCTATCACCTGATGAAGGCGAGGGATCTTAATAAGGATCAGTCGTATTTCCTCTTCGGTCTCGATCAACAACAGCTGGAGCATATCCTCTTTCCCGTGGGACGCTATATGAAGGAAGAGGTGAGGGGGCTTGCCGAGAAGGCTGGACTCAAGGTCTCTCAGAAGCCGGAGAGTCAGGAGATCTGTTTTGTCACGACCGGGCATTATTCTGACTTTATTAGCAATAACTTCCCTCAGTACCGGGGGAAACGAGGGATGATCGTTGATCGTGAGGGACATGTCTTGGGAGAGCATGACGGGATTCATGCCTTCACGATCGGACAACGGCGTGGTCTTGGGGTTTCTGCGGCCGAGAGACTGTATGTCACGGGGATTCTCCCTGAGGAAAACAAGGTGGTTCTGGGTCCTCAGGAGGCGCTCATGAAAAACAGCATTTTGGTGAAGGAGGTCAGGTGGGTTCAGAGAGACCAGATTTCTGTTGGGACAGCAGTCGAAACCCAGATTCGCTATCGTCACCCCCCAACCCCTTCTGTGATCAGTCGTCTGGAGGGTTCGATGGCGTTGATTGATTTCAAGAGACCGGATGGGGCGATCACTCCGGGACAGGTGGCGGTCTTTTATCGCGGAGAAGAGTTGCTCGGAGGAGGTTGGATTGAAAAAGGGATTGATTGA
- a CDS encoding cysteine desulfurase: MKVYLDYNATTPLADEARIAMEPYLNGKFGNPSSLHWAGQEARKGLDEARAEVAKIFHVGEGEIYFTSGGTEAANLALNGILMTRKYRLLSGKPHVIASPIEHHSVLEPIQVLEKRGELSVSWLTVDAAGQIDPDEVRKLIHPETALIAMMFANNEIGNIYPITAVGRIAREHKIPFFCDGVQAVGKLPIDLTLLPIDLFSFSAHKFYGPKGVGGLFARKGTRLESLLVGGSQERGKRGGTENLAGIVGLAGALKKVYGELEIEMRREAGLRDRLQEMLLCIPGAKVYGDPQSRVGNTLSIGFEGIASEMILVAMDREGIAASNGAACVSGALEPSHVLLAMGCSQLEAKGAVRFSIGRETTEEEIEYVGKILPNVVNRLRNHVGFTPRDSATLGGSGETSA; encoded by the coding sequence ATGAAGGTTTACCTCGACTACAACGCCACCACGCCCCTTGCCGATGAGGCACGGATCGCAATGGAGCCGTATCTCAATGGCAAGTTTGGGAACCCCTCCAGCTTGCATTGGGCGGGGCAGGAGGCGCGGAAGGGGCTCGATGAGGCTCGGGCGGAGGTCGCCAAGATTTTTCATGTCGGTGAAGGGGAAATCTATTTCACCAGCGGCGGGACCGAGGCGGCAAATCTAGCCCTAAACGGGATTCTGATGACCAGAAAGTACCGGTTACTTTCTGGTAAACCTCATGTTATTGCCTCTCCCATTGAACATCACTCTGTCCTGGAACCGATTCAGGTTTTGGAAAAGAGGGGGGAGCTCTCGGTCAGTTGGTTAACCGTCGATGCCGCCGGTCAGATCGACCCCGATGAGGTGAGAAAGTTGATTCATCCGGAGACCGCTTTGATCGCGATGATGTTTGCCAACAACGAAATCGGCAATATCTACCCCATCACGGCGGTCGGTCGAATCGCACGAGAACATAAAATCCCGTTCTTTTGCGATGGAGTTCAGGCGGTCGGAAAACTACCGATCGATCTGACCCTGCTGCCAATTGATCTCTTCTCTTTCTCAGCCCACAAGTTTTATGGTCCGAAGGGGGTCGGTGGCCTTTTTGCGCGGAAGGGGACTCGGCTAGAGTCTTTACTCGTTGGTGGGAGTCAGGAGCGGGGGAAGCGAGGGGGGACCGAGAATCTTGCCGGGATCGTCGGTCTTGCGGGGGCCCTAAAGAAGGTTTATGGAGAGCTGGAAATTGAGATGAGACGAGAGGCCGGTTTGAGAGATCGCCTGCAGGAAATGCTGCTTTGTATTCCAGGGGCGAAGGTTTATGGAGACCCGCAAAGTCGGGTAGGTAACACCCTCAGTATCGGTTTTGAAGGGATTGCGAGTGAAATGATTTTGGTGGCGATGGACCGTGAGGGGATTGCCGCCTCAAATGGCGCTGCTTGTGTCTCGGGTGCGCTGGAACCGTCGCATGTCTTGCTGGCGATGGGCTGTTCGCAGCTCGAGGCAAAAGGGGCGGTCCGTTTTTCCATTGGGAGAGAGACGACCGAAGAAGAGATAGAATATGTCGGTAAAATTTTACCAAATGTGGTTAATCGGTTGCGGAATCACGTCGGATTTACTCCGCGTGATTCCGCCACGCTAGGGGGTTCGGGGGAGACGTCCGCGTAG
- a CDS encoding DUF86 domain-containing protein, giving the protein MHRDDRTRLRHMLDAAKEAIAFTKNESRNSLDANRMLVLSLVRLIEILGEAANQVSREFQAKNSGIPWPQIIAMRNRLIHAYFDIDLERLWDTVKEDLPPLVKQLEEIQ; this is encoded by the coding sequence ATGCACAGGGATGACAGGACGCGCCTCCGCCATATGTTGGATGCCGCCAAGGAAGCGATTGCCTTTACCAAAAACGAATCCCGAAATTCTTTGGATGCAAATCGAATGCTTGTTCTTTCCCTGGTCCGGCTGATCGAGATTCTCGGAGAGGCAGCCAATCAGGTTTCAAGGGAGTTTCAGGCAAAGAATTCGGGGATCCCATGGCCTCAAATCATTGCTATGAGAAATCGGCTGATTCATGCTTATTTTGATATAGATCTCGAACGGCTTTGGGATACGGTGAAAGAGGATCTCCCCCCACTTGTAAAACAGCTGGAGGAAATTCAGTAG
- a CDS encoding nucleotidyltransferase family protein, whose protein sequence is MNQQEIADFCRTRRIRKLSLFGSVLRDDFSPDSDVDVLVEFEKNVAVGFLSLAGMELDLSKILGRKVDLRTPAELSRYFRREVLREAQVQYAQG, encoded by the coding sequence ATGAATCAGCAAGAAATCGCCGACTTTTGCCGAACGCGTCGTATCCGCAAGCTTTCGCTATTTGGTTCCGTCCTTCGGGATGATTTCAGTCCGGATAGCGATGTTGATGTTTTGGTTGAATTTGAAAAGAATGTTGCTGTCGGGTTTTTAAGCCTGGCCGGGATGGAGTTGGATCTTTCCAAAATTTTGGGAAGAAAAGTCGATTTAAGAACGCCCGCCGAGTTAAGCCGCTATTTTCGCCGTGAAGTCTTGCGAGAGGCACAGGTTCAATATGCACAGGGATGA
- a CDS encoding Zn-ribbon domain-containing OB-fold protein, whose protein sequence is MTKKRIQEVVEETDEGTILFNVPMPRNVELLKDLSPIIIKQSYHIDYIHSYGQDSPWFAGLANKRLLGTRCQKCRYGFATPKLSCMECGGECDWVEMPLEGKVHTFTVCEFGSEEFLKETPFLLCLVEFEGFNTLLLSRLIGLDPKEATLNWVGMKVKAKFRRNSKFKPTDVYFVPA, encoded by the coding sequence ATGACAAAAAAAAGGATTCAAGAAGTGGTTGAAGAGACGGATGAGGGGACAATACTCTTTAATGTCCCGATGCCGCGGAATGTGGAGCTCCTGAAGGATCTTTCGCCGATCATCATCAAGCAGTCGTACCATATCGACTACATCCACAGTTACGGTCAGGACTCACCCTGGTTTGCGGGGCTTGCCAACAAACGTTTGCTTGGGACCCGATGCCAAAAATGTCGTTACGGTTTTGCGACCCCAAAGCTCTCCTGCATGGAGTGTGGTGGGGAGTGTGACTGGGTCGAGATGCCGCTGGAGGGAAAAGTTCACACCTTCACCGTCTGTGAATTCGGTTCCGAGGAATTTTTAAAAGAGACGCCGTTCCTGCTCTGTCTGGTCGAGTTTGAGGGGTTTAACACGCTTCTCTTGTCGCGCCTGATCGGTCTCGATCCAAAAGAAGCGACGCTGAACTGGGTCGGGATGAAGGTGAAGGCGAAATTCCGGCGGAATTCGAAGTTCAAACCGACGGATGTTTATTTTGTGCCGGCCTAG
- a CDS encoding thiolase domain-containing protein (Catalyzes the synthesis of acetoacetyl coenzyme A from two molecules of acetyl coenzyme A. It can also act as a thiolase, catalyzing the reverse reaction and generating two-carbon units from the four-carbon product of fatty acid oxidation), translating to MRPVYVVSGGVSKFKKARPDKTFQAIVKEAVVYTLQDIGLEYGKFLEIVDGSVASYFSDHFTRQLMAGIMVQDYLGLTPKPSHRVEGGGATGGLCFQEAWKSIASGNMDLCLAYGFETMSHVNTWKGNEFIALASDVSFDYPVGGFYSGYYAMMVVRHMKEFGTTVEQMAHVSVKNHMNAYHNPYAQKRQKLTIGDVRGAPIVAWPLTRLDICVMSDGAACTLIASEEGIRKLEKATGKSVNAVKITGIGRGTDAMRMSDRPHKEVPLLPHEKAEDYVGKQFVGGKLKYPGIHSFRAGRTASLQAYKHAGIKDPLKEIDFVELHDAYTSSEIQTYEDMGLCRYGEGGEFATSGKTFMPGIEYGLKLKDQPVCPVNPSGGLIACGHPVGATGLMQAVFAMWQLQGTIGKHFGDPKLQLKNPKRGAIHSHAGTGTYVSVSILEKS from the coding sequence ATGAGACCTGTTTATGTCGTCAGTGGAGGGGTTAGTAAATTCAAAAAGGCGAGACCGGACAAGACCTTTCAGGCGATTGTAAAAGAGGCGGTTGTCTATACCCTCCAGGATATTGGCCTTGAGTACGGAAAATTTCTGGAAATTGTTGACGGCTCTGTCGCCTCCTATTTTTCAGATCATTTCACGCGCCAGTTGATGGCGGGGATCATGGTTCAGGATTATCTCGGACTGACTCCCAAGCCGTCTCATCGTGTTGAAGGAGGAGGAGCAACGGGAGGACTTTGTTTCCAGGAGGCCTGGAAGAGTATCGCCTCAGGGAACATGGATCTCTGTCTGGCCTATGGTTTTGAGACGATGAGTCATGTGAACACCTGGAAGGGGAACGAATTTATCGCATTGGCCTCAGATGTCAGCTTTGATTATCCTGTCGGCGGTTTTTATTCCGGTTATTACGCGATGATGGTCGTTCGCCATATGAAGGAGTTCGGAACGACGGTGGAACAGATGGCGCATGTCTCGGTGAAAAATCACATGAACGCCTATCACAACCCGTACGCGCAGAAGCGTCAGAAGTTGACGATCGGTGATGTGCGTGGGGCGCCGATCGTTGCCTGGCCGCTGACCCGTCTCGATATCTGCGTGATGAGTGACGGGGCCGCCTGTACGCTGATCGCCTCTGAGGAGGGGATTCGCAAACTTGAAAAGGCGACCGGGAAATCGGTCAACGCGGTCAAGATTACCGGAATCGGCCGCGGGACCGATGCGATGCGGATGTCCGATCGACCCCACAAGGAGGTTCCGCTCCTGCCCCATGAAAAGGCGGAGGATTACGTCGGCAAGCAGTTTGTCGGTGGAAAATTAAAGTATCCCGGGATCCATTCCTTCCGGGCCGGCCGGACCGCCTCGCTCCAGGCTTACAAGCATGCGGGAATTAAAGACCCGTTAAAAGAGATCGATTTTGTCGAGTTGCACGACGCCTATACCTCTTCTGAAATTCAGACCTACGAAGATATGGGGCTCTGCCGTTACGGCGAAGGGGGGGAGTTTGCGACATCGGGAAAAACATTTATGCCGGGGATCGAATACGGTCTCAAACTGAAAGACCAACCGGTCTGTCCGGTCAATCCGTCGGGCGGTCTGATCGCCTGTGGCCATCCGGTCGGTGCGACCGGCCTGATGCAGGCGGTTTTTGCGATGTGGCAGTTACAAGGGACGATCGGCAAGCATTTTGGTGACCCCAAGCTCCAGCTCAAGAATCCGAAGCGGGGGGCGATTCATTCGCATGCCGGGACGGGGACGTATGTGAGCGTGTCGATATTGGAGAAGAGTTAG
- a CDS encoding cobalamin B12-binding domain-containing protein, which yields MDRKLRILVAKPGLDGHDRGAKIIARALRDAGFEVIYTGLHQTPEMIVSAALQEDVDVVSVSILSGAHNYLFPEVIKQLKAKGLTDVTVIGGGTIPEEDIPGLKKAGVQAIFTPGADTRDVVDWIKKNVKPRKF from the coding sequence ATGGATCGCAAACTTCGAATCCTCGTCGCCAAGCCTGGTCTCGATGGTCACGATCGGGGGGCCAAAATTATCGCTCGCGCCTTGCGAGACGCCGGGTTCGAAGTGATCTACACCGGTTTGCACCAGACTCCCGAGATGATTGTCAGTGCGGCGCTTCAGGAGGATGTCGATGTTGTTTCCGTCTCGATCCTCTCAGGGGCTCATAATTATCTATTTCCCGAGGTGATCAAACAGCTGAAGGCAAAAGGGCTGACAGATGTCACCGTGATTGGGGGAGGGACGATTCCAGAAGAAGATATTCCGGGTCTTAAAAAGGCAGGGGTCCAGGCGATCTTTACTCCGGGGGCGGATACCAGAGACGTGGTTGACTGGATCAAAAAAAATGTTAAACCAAGAAAATTTTAG